A stretch of the Ctenopharyngodon idella isolate HZGC_01 chromosome 14, HZGC01, whole genome shotgun sequence genome encodes the following:
- the klhl3 gene encoding kelch-like protein 3, whose product MDCDGYGLPCPLPSLDSQEDAKDPGLHTFSHTHMRKAFRLMNDLRSRRMLCDVLLVAGEVEVPAHRVVLASCSPYFCAMFTGDMSESKAHHVEIRDVDGQTLLKLVDYIYTAEIEVSEDNVQVLLPAASLLQLMDVRQVCCDFLQTQLHPTNCLGIRAFADLHACTGLLSQAHAYAEQHFTDVMVGEEFMALSLQQVCSLISSDKLTVSTEERVFEAMIAWIKHDKEARLEHMPKLMEHVRLPLLSRDYLVQIVEEEPLIKNNNTCKDFLIEAMKYHLLPADQRHLIKTDRTRPRTPVSLPKVMMVVGGQAPKAIRSVECYDFQEDRWYQVADLPSRRCRAGVVYMAGKVYAVGGFNGSLRVRTVDVYDGLKDQWSSVPSMQERRSTLGAAVLGDLLYAVGGFDGSTGLSSVEAYNPKANEWVFVAPMNTRRSSVGVGVVDGKLYAVGGYDGASRQCLSTVEEFNPVTNKWCYVADMSTRRSGAGVGVLNGQLYAAGGHDGPLVRKSVEVYDPATNNWRQVCDMNMCRRNAGVCAINGLLYVIGGDDGSCNLSSVEYYDPAADKWSLIPTNMSNGRSYAGVSVIDKSL is encoded by the exons ATATGGACTCCCTTGTCCTCTGCCTAGTTTGGATTCGCAGGAGGATGCCAAAGACCCAGGGTTGCACACCttcagtcacacacacatgaGGAAAGCCTTTCGGCTTATGAATGACTTGAGAAG TAGGAGGATGCTTTGTGACGTTCTGCTGGTGGCGGGTGAAGTGGAGGTACCAGCTCACAGAGTAGTGTTAGCGTCCTGCAGTCCTTACTTCTGTGCCATGTTCACAG GTGACATGAGTGAAAGCAAGGCTCACCATGTCGAGATCAGGGATGTTGATGGACAGACGCTTTTGAAGCTGGTGGATTATATTTACACCGCTGAGATCGAAGTGTCTGAGGATAATGTTCAG GTGTTACTCCCAGCTGCCAGCCTGCTGCAGTTGATGGATGTTCGACAGGTTTGCTGTGACTTCCTGCAGACGCAGCTCCATCCCACCAACTGCCTGGGCATCCGAGCGTTCGCTGACCTTCACGCCTGCACAGGACTGCTCAGCCAGGCCCACGCTTATGCCG AGCAGCACTTCACTGATGTCATGGTCGGTGAGGAGTTCATGGCCCTCTCTTTGCAGCAGGTGTGCAGTCTGATCTCCAGTGACAAACTGACCGTGTCCACTGAAGAGAGG GTTTTTGAGGCCATGATCGCCTGGATAAAGCATGATAAAGAGGCCCGTTTGGAGCATATGCCTAAGCTCATGGAACATGTTAGACTGCCCCTGCTATCCAGAGATTACCTGGTTCAG ATTGTAGAGGAGGAACCCttgataaaaaacaacaacacttgTAAGGACTTCCTCATTGAGGCGATGAAGTACCACCTTTTACCTGCAGACCAGAGGCACCTTATAAAGACTGACAGAACCAGACCACGCACACCAGTCAGTCTGCCTAAG GTGATGATGGTCGTAGGGGGTCAGGCACCTAAGGCCATCCGCAGTGTGGAGTGCTATGACTTTCAAGAGGACCGCTGGTACCAGGTGGCTGACTTACCCTCCAGACGCTGTCGAGCAG GTGTGGTGTATATGGCCGGTAAGGTGTATGCTGTGGGGGGATTTAACGGCTCTTTGCGTGTGCGGACGGTGGATGTGTATGATGGGCTAAAGGATCAGTGGAGCTCCGTTCCCAGCATGCAGGAGCGCCGCAGCACTTTAGGAGCAGCTGTACTGGGGGACCTGCTGTACGCTGTCGGTGGCTTTGATGGGAGTACAG GTCTGTCGTCAGTGGAGGCGTATAACCCCAAGGCTAATGAGTGGGTGTTTGTGGCTCCCATGAACACCAGGCGTAGCAGTGTTGGGGTGGGCGTAGTTGACG GAAAGCTTTATGCTGTTGGAGGTTATGATGGAGCGTCTCGGCAGTGTTTGAGTACTGTAGAGGAGTTTAACCCAGTCACTAATAAGTGGTGCTATGTGGCGGACATGAGCACTAGACGCAGTGGAGCTG gTGTTGGAGTGCTCAATGGACAGCTGTATGCTGCAGGTGGACACGATGGTCCTCTGGTGAGGAAGAGTGTGGAGGTTTATGACCCTGCCACTAACAACTGGAGACAAGTGTGTGACATGAACATGTGCCGAAGGAACGCAG GAGTGTGTGCCATAAACGGTTTACTGTATGTGATCGGAGGAGACGACGGGTCGTGCAACCTGTCCTCTGTAGAATACTACGACCCTGCTGCTGATAAATGGAGTCTCATCCCCACCAACATGAGCAATGGCCGCAGCTACGCAG GGGTGTCCGTTATTGACAAgtcattatga